The region TGTCGGTTCATATTGCACCCCTCACTGTGGCTGCGGTTACGAGGAAAGTCcctgcagctacacacacacagaaccgtgGCAGACGACCCAAAAAAGCACTTCAAACTCGTCTTTTGCGAGATATACTACGGAACATTATAAAGCAACTACATTTTAAAGGGTGTAGCTAAACAAAAATTCACCAACACCTGAGCAGCCTGCTTTAATTAAAAAAGCCACCCTTTGTCAGGGATCACACCCACAACTGCACTGGTATTGCAGGTTTGCGCTTTCTTGGATCACAGAGGGAACTGATCTAACTGTCGACAGTAGCGCATGGATGAACCCAAACGGACCCTTCTGCATCGCACGTCTACTTGGATACGCAAAGTACAACAACTCACTCGCTATTACGTAATAAACCAATTTTAAAAACTGCTAGCTAACCTGTTTGCTCTGTGACCAACCTTATTTTTACGTCTTAAAGAAGCACGACGCTCCAGTCGATCGTGCTTTTTTACCTAATGAACCGTTGCACCGATTTTAGACACACGGGAATGTGAACTACAGCAGTACCTTCTGCAGATGAACGGAGTAGATGCACGGTGAGCCAGCCAGGAGAACCCCACGGATATCAGCTCACTCCGCCCTCACGTGGTCCACCAGTCATCATCACTTCCGCGTTAGTCACGTGGTCGCTGTATTGTTTTCCCATATGTTTCGGATCAGATGTTTATCGCAGCTTAAGCAGCAACAGTATTGTAGGTTAGCGAATCTAGTCGATCTAAGTAGCAAGTTAAGTAGCTAACAAAAACTTAAACCGGATCTTCTCGCGAATATAGGAGGTTTTTATTGGAGGTTGTGAAATAAGGCGTGGTTTACATCGCTTaccgcccggctagctcagtcggtagagcatgagactcttaatctcagggtcgtgggttcgagccccacgttgggcgatgAAGTTTTACAGCCAAACAATCTAACATGCGAGTTACTACACGTGAGATTCCAGTGATTCCAATGATTCTTTAACCAAATTGTAAATATTCCTTGACAttaagtgaaatgtgttttaaagTTCACAGGCACAACTTCAAAACATATCTAAAGAAACATTTAACCAAATTAACCAAACCTTTTCTGCCACTactatatattttaaatgtctATCTCTAAATGAAGAATAATTGTGAACTCATTGAAGACAAAATTCTAAATTTGCTTATATTTACAAAATACAAATAAGTTGGTCACTGAAAACACTGGGAATGGTTTATTTGTACGTCAGTTATTTGTTGAAATAAACACCTAATGTAAGATTTCCAGACACTTCACTCCCCAAATCACTCGTACTTGAGGCGACACTGCCGAATGTCCGAAGTTCCGAGATGCCGCGCGGTCACCGGGGATTCTCAATTATTCACACAATCCTCAATTCTTGGTAGAGAAGCAGGACGTGATTGGCCGGTAGGCGGGGATTCTTGGTAGCGCTCTGACCTGTGATTGGCCCAGGATTGGTCCAAGTCTTGGTAGCGGTTCCAAAAGTACGGCCAGCGATTGGTCAATTCTTGGTAGCAGACTGAAAGGTGATTGGACAGCGCTACAAAAAATTTGCTCGACTTACGGTCGACAGTGACTGGCGCTATTATTAATAGTAACTATTACCAAGATTCGCCCAGTCAGGCATCGTATCGAATCCAGCATCGGACAAGTTTATAAATAGTTAAACACAAAGGAAATGCGTGATATTATGAACGATAAAACCAACCAGACACttttattaaaaacacaacacattagAGAATAGTattcacaatatatatatatatatatatatatatatatatatatatatatatataaatataaataatatatattacgGATAATAATACAGATCCCTATGCTAATAAATTTAGAAAAAAATACAatgtttaatatataaaaatatacaatgtTTTGAATTGACTAAGATACCAATACTAcagctactactaataatatatttacaatgatgacactgagacacacacacacacacacacacacacacacacacacacacacacacacacacacacacacacacacacacacacacacacacacacacacacacacacacacacacacacacaattattatATACACAATTAGATGCAGACGCATAATTTTTATTTTGGGGCTTTCTTCTTTCCATAGCCCCGTGCTACCAGCATAGCCTTCCAATCCTCTAGTGACATGGTGTCAGATTCTTCACAATACCAGTTGCCAAAGTACTGGTGATGTGTGGGGGGCTTCCTCTCTTTTTGACATCTCCTGCAAATTATAGCGCTGGTATGGCGAACATATTTGCGTGTCTTTATACCAGCCTTCTCGttatttattttcctcttcCGGTATTGCTGTGTCGTGTACGGCACATCCGACACCTTGGTCACTGCCAACGCACCCTGACTGGATGCAGCGGTAGCAGGCATAATGTGTGCCACTGCTTGTGCCACCACCTGGCTATGGCTGTCTGGACCAGGTCCTGGCACTACATACACCAAGccttcagggacagatcctggATCAGAAGGCATGCTGTAGGAGACACACTGGGGAGGTGCAGGCAGGTTCTGCTGAGGTGGAGCAGATGAAGCTGGACCTGATGTGAAGGGCAAATGTCTCTTCAACTTTGCCGTCCCCGCAGTGTCAGAGGCAGGATAAAGACATGGGGGCTGTCTGTGGAGGGGTGAGAGGCAAGACTGTCCTTCTGGGGTGTGGACCGCTGTGTTGTAGGACCTGATACTGGTGCTTCTGGAGGCATAATGCCCTGATGAAGAACATCAGACTCCTGTGAACGAGTCCgcctgcagtacacacacacacacacacacacacacacacacacgcacacacacacacgcacacacagttcagattattaaattaaaaagacattttaagaaGAACATGGCTGTCAACAAATAAATCTCAATAttaattaaatatagttgaatcaTTTTTTTAACATCGGAAATTTGATTGACTCACCACTCTGACAGTGTGGTGGCATTAATTTCTGGTAGCTGCCAGAAATGCTACAATCGCACACGGTAATGGTGCGGGATTACACAGAATATAACATCTTACCATAATGAGCAAGGCATCCACTTGACCTTGACTTCATTTTTACCCTTTTAAGATAGCAAGAAAGTTAATGTAAACATCAGACTGTACAACTTAACATAGGCAAAATTTAATCTAGGTATTTTGCATGTTTTCCAGTCTTTGATATTTGGTTCCTTCAATCCATTAAGACCTACTTTTGCATTCCTCCATCCGAGAATTTTCTCAACAGGAAACGCGTCTTTGTGCACACCATGATTGCAATCTGAAGgcaaaaaagacagaaaaaaacattatgTTGTGACCACCAAGTTCGAAATCAATTTTAAAACAATTACAAAATGGTAATAATACCTTAATGGAACTTGATGcagaaaatacaaattattcCATGATAAATGCATTTTACCTGACTTTTTTTCCTTCCTTAAAGATGAATTTGCTCCCTTTGTTGAAGACCCGTTTTCACATTCCACACTGGCCATATTTTGTGCCGTCAATGAGTCTGATTCTGCTCCATCTTCCTCTGGCTGGATTTGGGCAGAGGCAGTTTGAATATCTGCCCCTTTCACATTTTTATCCATCCCAATTGTTGATGTAGAAGGCGTGCATTCCTCAATAACTTTAGTCATGCTCTGGGATGGTGATTCCTCAGTTAACACAGGGGTGTTCATATTTGTGCATGTAGATGGTGCAGAAGCATTCCTGTTAAGCACAGATGTTTTCACTCCTGTTGGCAGGTTCGCTGAAACATCCAAAGAACTCAGACTGGTTGTTTCATCTCGCAACAAGGAACCTTTGGGGGACAAGGCAGCTTCCAGATGTGCATCTGAAATTCTCTCCATGCGAACTTCCACTTTGGTATGTAGTTCTTTGGGCCCTGTGAGTGTTTGGGAGGGCTTTGGGGCATCCTGGGCATTCTGGGAGTGATCAGAATTAGCATGGGTCCTCTTGTGCACATTCCAGCCACACTGGAAGATGGTAGATACATGCAGAAATATGTTCCATCAGTTTTAATGTCAGCAATTATGGAATATAATGCACTGATGATACATGGTGCACTAGTTCATATGCTAATAAAAAAATAGGTGTATCCAGGCCAATAGGTGGTGTAGGCTCCATTTTCATTGTCTTTCAACATAAAGACCAATTAATTAATGATGCAACCCCACACCCCTAATTGACAAACAACAACCAAGCATCCAACAATTACGTATGAACGTCTGAAATGGAAAGACTAGGTTAAAATGGATCTGATTGTACTCATTCagctaataaaaaaaacatcaaattaAAGAAGATGTTATTCTGCATCTTAACCTCACAGTCATTGTTTCATAAATGACTATACTACTATATCAGTACAGGGCCACCATAAATTCTGTTATTCCATTACCTTTCAACTGtaccatatatacacacacaacataccttactccctctgccctctggCTTATTACTGGTATCTGAAATAGAAACCGGATGGGTCACACCGGACATCCCACCATCATCTTTCTTCAG is a window of Brachyhypopomus gauderio isolate BG-103 chromosome 14, BGAUD_0.2, whole genome shotgun sequence DNA encoding:
- the LOC143475228 gene encoding uncharacterized protein LOC143475228 isoform X2, coding for MFQTVPVASQKTRGINCSRTPIHVPFLFPCLGSTVCEISPPSTLQLDDLPFTMEGEDPIAAKFKTLIESVMVKTTADIVKVFTEVLLETRVEISCSWREIDDLKQQLQESEEQRKHTILRHQCGWNVHKRTHANSDHSQNAQDAPKPSQTLTGPKELHTKVEVRMERISDAHLEAALSPKGSLLRDETTSLSSLDVSANLPTGVKTSVLNRNASAPSTCTNMNTPVLTEESPSQSMTKVIEECTPSTSTIGMDKNVKGADIQTASAQIQPEEDGAESDSLTAQNMASVECENGSSTKGANSSLRKEKKSDCNHGVHKDAFPVEKILGWRNAKGKNEVKVKWMPCSLWRTRSQESDVLHQGIMPPEAPVSGPTTQRSTPQKDSLASHPSTDSPHVFILPLTLRGRQS
- the LOC143475228 gene encoding uncharacterized protein LOC143475228 isoform X1 codes for the protein MFQTVPVASQKTRGINCSRTPIHVPFLFPCLGSTVCEISPPSTLQLDDLPFTMEGEDPIAAKFKTLIESVMVKTTADIVKVFTEVLLETRVEISCSWREIDDLKQQLQESEEQRKHTILRHQVTCSLKKDDGGMSGVTHPVSISDTSNKPEGRGSKCGWNVHKRTHANSDHSQNAQDAPKPSQTLTGPKELHTKVEVRMERISDAHLEAALSPKGSLLRDETTSLSSLDVSANLPTGVKTSVLNRNASAPSTCTNMNTPVLTEESPSQSMTKVIEECTPSTSTIGMDKNVKGADIQTASAQIQPEEDGAESDSLTAQNMASVECENGSSTKGANSSLRKEKKSDCNHGVHKDAFPVEKILGWRNAKGKNEVKVKWMPCSLWRTRSQESDVLHQGIMPPEAPVSGPTTQRSTPQKDSLASHPSTDSPHVFILPLTLRGRQS